The Dehalobacter sp. genome includes the window GCCAATTCACAAATGGTCCGTCCAAATACTTCCGTATAAGTCGGCGGCGCATTCTTTTTAACCATTTCACCCGTTTCTTTGGAAAATGGCCCTACCCCATGGAAGATATCCGGGCTTTGCTTGGCCGGCTCATACCCATTGCCTTTACAGGTCTTAATGTGAACCAGAACCGGACCTTTTTTTTGTTTGGCCTGGTGGAGAACCTTTTCCAGTGACGCAATATCATGTCCATTAATTGGCCCGAGATAGGTCAGGCCCAGCTCCTCGAACAACAGACCGGGTACCAGGAAATATTTAATGCCGTCTTTAGCCCTTCCAGCTGCTTTAGCCATGGAGGACCCAATACACGGGATATTTCTTATGAATTTTTGGACATCTTTCTTCCTTCTGTCGTAAGATGGATCTGTCCTGATCTTGTTCAGATACGAAGACATTGCGCCGACATTCTGGGAGATAAACATTTCGTTGTCATTTAAAACAATAATTAAATTGCTGTCGCTGTTACCGGCATGATTCATCGCTTCATAGGCCATCCCGCCGCTCATTGCCCCATCACCAATCACAGCAATGACATGATAATTTTCTTTCTTAATGTCCCTGGCTTTGGCGAAACCCAGTGCAGCTGAGATGGAAGTGCTGGCATGTCCGGTATCAAAACAGTCGTATTCGCTTTCCTCTCTCTTCGGAAATCCTGCCAAACCGTGAAATTGCCGGATCGTCTTAAAAGTTTCCTTCCTTCCGGTCAGAATCTTATGAACATAGGCCTGATGACCAACATCCCAGATAATCTTGTCGGTTGGAGTGTCAAATACTCTATGCAGCGCCAGGGTCAGTTCCACAACGCCGAGGTTTGATGCCAGATGACCGCCATTCACTGA containing:
- a CDS encoding thiamine pyrophosphate-dependent enzyme: MRLLDKIDSPTDLKSLSESDLTVLAEELRQEMIDIISVNGGHLASNLGVVELTLALHRVFDTPTDKIIWDVGHQAYVHKILTGRKETFKTIRQFHGLAGFPKREESEYDCFDTGHASTSISAALGFAKARDIKKENYHVIAVIGDGAMSGGMAYEAMNHAGNSDSNLIIVLNDNEMFISQNVGAMSSYLNKIRTDPSYDRRKKDVQKFIRNIPCIGSSMAKAAGRAKDGIKYFLVPGLLFEELGLTYLGPINGHDIASLEKVLHQAKQKKGPVLVHIKTCKGNGYEPAKQSPDIFHGVGPFSKETGEMVKKNAPPTYTEVFGRTICELA